The Romeriopsis navalis LEGE 11480 sequence ACCCACCGGGGCCAGACGGATGAAATGGATGAGAACCATTTGCCCTATCCGGTGTTTATTTTGCTGGAGGAGGCGCACCGCTTTGCCCCGGCCCATGAGCCGTCGCGTTGTAAGCAGGTGTTGCGAACGATTCTGAGTGAGGGACGGAAATTTGGAATTGGGATTGGGCTGATTACCCAGCGGCCGGGCAAGATTGACTCAGATGTCCTGTCGCAATGTATGAGTCAGTTCATCATGCGGATTATTAACCCGGTGGACCAGGAGAGTCTGAAACATGGGGTGGAAGCTGCAGGGCGCGATTTGCTCAAAGAATTACCGGCTTTGACCAAGGGGCAAGTGATTGTGTCCGGCGCCTGTGTGAATTCGCCGGTCTTATGTAAGGTGCGTACCCGCTTGACTCAGCATGGCGGTGAGACATTGAATGCGCCCGAAATGTGGCAAAAGCATTTTCAAGGACATCAGATTCAGGCACGAAAGATTGAAGAAGCGCCAGTATCAATGCCGAAGAAGCCGGTACGCGTGGGGCGCGGGCGCAGTGTGGATTAGTCGTGAACTTTGGTCCGCAGGCCCAGATAATTTGACGTTTGTCGCCCTCGAGTTTTTGGCTAGAATAGCGATATGAATACAGAAGAACTACTCAAGGCGATCCTGGACGAAATGCGATCGCCCCATCGGTCTCCCGTTACGTTAGGGTTTGGTCATCCGCCGAAACCCCGTTATATCTATGCCAATCGTCAGTATAGTGATTGCCTTTGGTACTTCTGGAATGGGGCAAAAAGTGAGCATGAACCGATCGCGCATCAAGCCCTAACGGGTCTAATTGAAAAGCTGGAAATTGAAACCAAGGAATTTCGCGGTAAGCCTGATCCGAAGGTGAATTTATCAATCCGAGCCGATCGTCCGTACATTATCCAAGCGGGATTCGATACGCTGTTTGCCAAAGGCTTGCTCTATACCTTGTCTCGCTTACCAGCCGAAGCGTTTCGCCAACCAGTGACGATCGCTGTTGAACCCGGTGAGACGGAGCAGGTGTTGTTCTGCCGCATCTACAATCCCAGCACCGGAAAATCTGTTTATGCGCCCTATCCCGATGAAGTCGATTGGGTGGCAGTCAGCCAACGGGCGATCGATAAGATCCAAACAGCTCAGGCGACTGGATAGTAGCCTGAGCTGTTAGCGTCATGACATCTTTGAATGTCAGATGTTAGTTGGGGGCTTAAACGGCGATCGGACTGCGAACGATTGTTGCTAAGGAGTGCAACATCTCGGTCGTTGTCTCAAAACTCACGCAAGCATCAGTCACACTCTGACCATAGGTGAGGCAGTCTAATACCGACTTACCCTCGGGGATTTTGTCTAACTTGGGTAACGACTGATTGCCTTCGACTAAGTGACTCTCGATCATCACGCCCATCAAATTCACGGAGCCTTGACCAGCTTGCTCCACGAGATCTTGAATGACGATCGGTTGACGGCGATAGTCTTTGTTTGTGTTGCCGTGGCTGCAATCAACCATGACGCGTGTTGCTTGGCCATTTTTACTCAGTGCGGATGAGGCGCTGTCCAAATTTTCACGATCGTAATTCGGGCCACCTTTGCCGCCGCGCATGACCAAATGACAATCGGCATTGCCTGTAGTTTTGACAATGCTGGCGAGTCCCTCACGGTTGATCCCCAGGAAGTGGTGGGGATGACTGGCCGACAACATGGCATGGATGGCGATCGTAAACCCACCATCGGTGCCGTTCTTAAAGCCCACTGGCATCGACAGACCAGATGCCATCTCGCGGTGAGTTTGGCTTTCGGTGGTCCGCGCACCGATCGCCGTCCAGGAAATTAAGTCGGCAATATATTGTGGCGTAATCGGATCCAATAGCTCTGTGGCACAGGGCATCCCCATTTCCGCTAGCTCGCGCAGCAACCCCCGCGCTGTGCGTAACCCCGTGTTGATGTCGTAGGTGTTATCCAAGTGGGGATCGTTAATTAAGCCTTTCCAGCCAGTGGTGGTGCGGGGCTTCTCAAAGTACACCCGCATCACAATTTCGAGTTTGTCGCCTAAGGCTTCCCGCAAGGGCAGCAGCTTTTTGCCGTATTCCAGTGCCGCATTGACGTCATGCACGGAGCAGGGGCCAACGATCACGAGTAGTCGCTCATCTTCATTGCGCAGGATTTTGCGAATCCGATCGCGCGTTTCAGCGACCAAGTTCGCGGCTTTCTCAGACAGCGGCAATTCCGCCTTCAAACTAGCGGGGGTCATTAATGCACGCGTCTCAACAACGTGAAGGTCATTTGTTCTTTGCATAGGAGGGGTGGTTATCATCAAGCAGTTTAAAGACAACACTGCCCCGTCAGACTTTTGGGCTTACGACAGCAGCTGATTTACACGACTGGGTTGCAAAATAGCTCAGGTGCAACCTTTAATCAATCTAGCAGGCGACTTAACGCTCTCGCTAGCCACTTCGCCTGAACTGTAGATTTACTACCAATTTTGCTGACATCATTTTTTGTCTGAACTGCCTCATTTCAAAACAGAATTCCTACACTTGCGAAGATCCGGAGGACTACTGCTACAATGGAAAACGCTGTGATTTTTTCAGCAAAATTAATCTTCAAACAAATGGGTAAAGACGCATTCAATGGCTAAGAAAGCAATGATCCAGCGCGAACGGAAGCGCGAGAAAATGGTTGCAAAGTACGCAGCGAAGCGTGCAGCACTGAAAGAAGCATTTGATAAGACTTCGGATCCAAGCCAGAAGCTTGAAATTCATCGCCAGATTCAGCGCTTGCCGCGCAACAGTGCGCCTTCCCGTCTGCACAACCGTTGCTGGATGACTGGCCGTCCGCACTCTGTTTATCGTGATTTTGGTCTATCGCGCCACGTCATTCGTGAAATGGCTCACGAAGGTTTACTACCGGGCGTTGTCAAGTCCAGCTGGTAGGTTGAAAAATCATGACGCCAAGCCAATTGGGGTTTGGCTGAATTGGTTTGGAGGGTAGAAAGATTCTGTGGAGAGTCGGTCTACCCTAATTTTTTGGTAATTTCGGATGGTTAATCGAAAAAAGAACCCCTCAGATGGATTTTGGTCATCTGAGGGGTTCTTTTAGTTAATCAATTGGGTTTACGCTGCTTTAACTTAACGAGCCATCTGACTGTCCACAACAGCGGCTATCGATCCCAATACTTTCCATTACCAATGCGCTTACTGCATTGGCGACGGTAAAGTTGCCAAAAAAGCTTTTAGAAAAGTCATAATTCTCTAGCTCTGTCACGAGTGCCATGACGAGTGTGATCATGTCCGTCTCGCCTTCAATTCGCTGTCGCACATAAATTTGCGAGGCGCGCTGGGCAATATCGGCGTTCACCGCTTCCGGGATAAACTCTTCATCGAGCCATTTATGGAGACTTTCCCGCAACCACTCGCCTTCTTGCTCTGGCTGATCCGCGATCGGCAATGCAACATTTGGAATAATATTTGGAATGTCCGAATCAGATTGAGTCATGCTGCTGGCCAAATTCCCATGAGCTTGGAGCATTGATTAATAGCAATCCAAACTATAGCAGGATCAAACGGCGATTAACCGTTACAAAATGCAACTAGCTTATGCACTTTTATTTCGCCTATGGTTCAAATCTTGATCAAGCTCAAATGTGCCGCCGTTGTCCTGGCTCAAAGCTCGTGGGTGCTGGGGCTTTAGCCAAGCATCGTTTGGACTTTACCCGCTACTCAAAACACTGGCAAGGTGGCGTTGCGGATGTCGTGCCGGATGTCACCCAGGAAGTCTGGGGATTGATCTATCATCTCAGTGCGAATGATCTGGGATTGTTGGATGGCTATGAAAGTTATCCGATGGGTTACGATCGCACCCAAGTCACCGTCAAAATTGCGGACCATTCATGGCTCGAATCAGTTTGGGTCTACCAAGTGGCCAAAAAAAAGTCCTTTATGCCACCGCACTCGAAATATCTGGGGATTATCCAATCAGCCGCCGAGCAGTGGAATTTTCCGGTTCACTATCGCCGCCACCTTGACCAGATTGAAAAGGCCACTCATGGGTGATTTATAAAGAATGCTGTCCTAGAGGACTACCAAACAACAATCGCTGAAATATTTTGTTTGGGGTGGCGCGCTCCAGCTTTTTACCGATCGTGCTCTGTTCAGGAGCTTACCAAGGTTGACGACTGATATTGTTTTGAATCAAACATCTGTGTATTTAATTGCAACTCATCCATTGCGATCATAGTCGCCAGATCATTTCCAATATCGTAATCAACATATGTGAGAAATGGCTGATTATGTGAAAGCGA is a genomic window containing:
- a CDS encoding 3-deoxy-7-phosphoheptulonate synthase — encoded protein: MITTPPMQRTNDLHVVETRALMTPASLKAELPLSEKAANLVAETRDRIRKILRNEDERLLVIVGPCSVHDVNAALEYGKKLLPLREALGDKLEIVMRVYFEKPRTTTGWKGLINDPHLDNTYDINTGLRTARGLLRELAEMGMPCATELLDPITPQYIADLISWTAIGARTTESQTHREMASGLSMPVGFKNGTDGGFTIAIHAMLSASHPHHFLGINREGLASIVKTTGNADCHLVMRGGKGGPNYDRENLDSASSALSKNGQATRVMVDCSHGNTNKDYRRQPIVIQDLVEQAGQGSVNLMGVMIESHLVEGNQSLPKLDKIPEGKSVLDCLTYGQSVTDACVSFETTTEMLHSLATIVRSPIAV
- the rpsN gene encoding 30S ribosomal protein S14, which encodes MAKKAMIQRERKREKMVAKYAAKRAALKEAFDKTSDPSQKLEIHRQIQRLPRNSAPSRLHNRCWMTGRPHSVYRDFGLSRHVIREMAHEGLLPGVVKSSW
- a CDS encoding gamma-glutamylcyclotransferase family protein, yielding MHFYFAYGSNLDQAQMCRRCPGSKLVGAGALAKHRLDFTRYSKHWQGGVADVVPDVTQEVWGLIYHLSANDLGLLDGYESYPMGYDRTQVTVKIADHSWLESVWVYQVAKKKSFMPPHSKYLGIIQSAAEQWNFPVHYRRHLDQIEKATHG